One Fusarium falciforme chromosome 1, complete sequence genomic window carries:
- a CDS encoding Carbamoyl-phosphate synthase arginine-specific large chain yields the protein MPANLVTTLAGRAPALLRHGRRVPRALPVRSFSSATLAASCRVSMATVRPAQSKRLGSVKVMRAYSSAAQAAPNPKAYLDSGVIKPTQAVDVKKVLVIGSGGLAIGQAGEFDYSGSQALKALKEAGVASVLINPNIATIQTNHSLADEVYYLPVTPEYVTYVIEKEKPDGIFLSFGGQTALNLGVEMQRLGLFEKYGVKVLGTSVRTLELSEDRDLFAKALEEIEIPIAKSIAVGTVEEALDAAEKVGYPIIVRAAYALGGLGSGFANNEEELRNMAARSLTLSPQILVEKSLKGWKEVEYEVVRDANNNCITVCNMENFDPLGIHTGDSIVVAPSQTLSDEEYHMLRSAAIKIVRHLGVVGECNVQYALQPDGLDYRVIEVNARLSRSSALASKATGYPLAYTAAKIGLGHTLPELPNAVTKTTTANFEPSLDYIVTKIPRWDLSKFQHVKRDIGSAMKSVGEVMAIGRTFEESFQKAIRQVDPRFVGFQGDKFEDLDFELQNPTDRRWLAVGQAMLHENYSVEKVHELTKIDKWFLYKLQNIVDCTRELEAAGGLQNLKKDQVLKAKKMGFSDRQIATAVKSTEDEVRAHRLSLNIRPWVKKIDTLAAEFPADTNYLYTTYNGSSHDVTFEDNGTVILGSGVYRIGSSVEFDWCAVSATQALRQMGEKTVMINYNPETYSTDFDTADKLYFEELSYERVMDIYELENASGVVVSVGGQLPQNIALRLQETGGAKVLGTDPKDIDKAEDRQKFSEILDSIGVDQPAWKELTSVKAAEEFADEVGYPVLVRPSYVLSGAAMTVIRSQEDLKDKLEAASNVSPDHPVVITKFIEGAQEIDVDGVASQGKLVVHAVSEHVEQAGVHSGDATLVLPPATLDSTTMERVKEIAQKVAEAWKITGPFNMQIIKADNPEGGEPLLKVIECNLRASRSFPFVSKVLGTNFIDVATKALVGKNVPEPTDLMAVKRDYLATKVPQFSWTRLAGADPFLGVEMASTGEIACFGKDLVEAYWTSLQSTMNFRMPEPGEGLLFGGNISKPWLTQVVDYVAPLGYKLYAARPEVKEFIESSSKHKVEVEVIEFPKEDKRALREVFKKYDIRGAFNLAEARGKTTLDVDYVMRRNAVDFGVPLFMEPQTAILFAQCMSEKLPRPEGIPAEVRRWSDFIHGKPL from the exons atgccTGCGAACCTGGTTACCACCCTCGCCGGTCGAGCTCCGGCTCTGCTCCGACATGGACGCCGAGTCCCGCGAGCTCTGCCCGTccgctccttctcctcggccacCCTCGCGGCGTCATGCCGTGTCTCAATGGCCACCGTGAGGCCGGCTCAGTCGAAGCGTCTGGGATCCGTCAAGGTGATGCGCGCCTACAGCTCTGCCGCCCAGGCGGCCCCGAACCCCAAGGCCTACCTTGACAGCGGAGTCATCAAGCCTACCCAGGCTGTTGATGTCAAGAAGGTCCTCGTCATTGGCAGTGGTGGTCTTGCCATTGGCCAGGCCGGCGAGTTTGACTACTCAG GATCCCAGGCCctcaaggccctcaaggAGGCTGGCGTCGCCTCTGTTCTCATCAACCCCAACATCGCTACCATCCAGACCAACCACAGTCTGGCTGATGAGGTCTACTACCTCCCCGTTACTCCCGAGTACGTCACCTATGtcatcgagaaggagaagcccgaTGGCATCTTCCTGTCCTTTGGTGGACAGACCGCCCTCAACCTGGGTGTCGAGATGCAGCGACTCGGTCTCTTTGAAAAGTACGGAGTCAAGGTCCTTGGCACTAGCGTCAGGACCCTCGAGTTGTCTGAGGATCGTGACCTCTTCGCCAAGGctctggaggagattgaaATTCCTATCGCCAAGTCGATCGCTGTCGGTACCGTCGAGGAGGCTCTCGATGCTGCCGAAAAGGTCGGATACCCCATCATTGTCCGAGCTGCCTATGCCCTGGGTGGTCTCGGCTCCGGTTTCGCCAACAACGAGGAAGAGCTCCGAAACATGGCTGCTCGGTCCCTGACCCTCTCCCCTCAGATCCTTGTCGAGAAGTCGCTCAAGGGCTGGAAGGAGGTTGAATACGAGGTGGTCCGCGATGCCAACAACAACTGTATCACCGTGTGCAACATGGAGAACTTTGATCCTCTTGGTATCCACACTGGTGACTCGATTGTCGTTGCCCCCAGTCAGACCCTGAGCGATGAGGAGTACCACATGCTCCGAAGCGCTGCCATCAAGATTGTCCGACATCTTGGTGTCGTTGGCGAGTGTAACGTCCAGTACGCTCTCCAGCCCGATGGTCTTGACTACCGAGTCATTGAGGTCAACGCCCGTCTTTCGCGATCTTCTGCTCTGGCCTCCAAGGCTACCGGATACCCCTTGGCTTACACCGCCGCCAAGATTGGTCTCGGACACACCCTCCCCGAGCTGCCCAACGCAGTCACCaagaccaccaccgccaacTTTGAGCCCTCTTTGGACTACATTGTTACCAAGATTCCTCGATGGGATCTTTCCAAGTTCCAGCACGTCAAGCGCGACATTGGCAGTGCCATGAAGTCTGTTGGTGAGGTTATGGCTATTGGCCGAACCTTTGAGGAGTCTTTCCAGAAGGCTATCCGCCAGGTTGACCCCCGATTTGTCGGATTCCAGGGCGACAAGTTCGAGGATCTCGACTTCGAGCTTCAGAACCCTACTGACCGCCGATGGCTCGCCGTTGGTCAGGCCATGCTCCACGAGAACTACTCTGTCGAGAAGGTTCATGAGCTGACCAAGATTGACAAGTGGTTCCTGTACAAGCTGCAGAACATTGTTGACTGCACCCGAGAGCTCGAGGCTGCCGGTGGCCTCCAGAACCTGAAGAAGGATCAGgttctcaaggccaagaagatgggtTTCTCCGACCGACAGATTGCTACTGCCGTCAAGAGCACTGAGGACGAAGTCCGTGCCCACCGATTGTCGCTCAACATCCGCCCCTGGGTCAAGAAGATTGACACTCTCGCCGCCGAGTTCCCCGCTGACACCAACTACCTGTACACCACTTACAACGGCTCTTCTCACGATGTCACTTTCGAGGATAACGGAACCGTCATTCTCGGAAGCGGTGTCTACCGAATTGGTAGCTCGGTCGAGTTCGACTGGTGTGCTGTCAGCGCGACCCAGGCACTCCGACAGATGGGAGAAAAGACCGTAATGATCAACTACAACCCCGAGACTTACAGCACTGATTTCGACACTGCCGATAAGCTTTATTTCGAAGAGTTGAGTTATGAGAGGGTGATGGACATCTACGAGCTCGAGAACGCTTCCGGTGTGGTGGTTTCGGTGGGCGGCCAATTACCCCAGAACATCGCTCTCCGACTGCAGGAGACGGGTGGGGCTAAGGTTCTGGGTACCGACCCTAAGGACATTGATAAGGCTGAGGACCGTCAGAAATTCTCCGAGATCCTCGACAGCATTGGCGTCGACCAGCCTGCCTGGAAGGAGCTTACTTctgtcaaggctgctgaggagtTTGCCGATGAGGTTGGCTACCCCGTTCTGGTCCGTCCCAGCTACGTCCTGTCTGGTGCCGCCATGACTGTGATCCGAAGCCAGGAGGAtctcaaggacaagctcgAGGCCGCCAGCAACGTTTCCCCTGACCACCCCGTTGTCATCACCAAGTTCATCGAGGGTGCCCAGGAGATCGATGTCGACGGTGTTGCTTCCCAGGGCAAGCTTGTCGTCCACGCCGTTTCTGAGCACGTTGAGCAGGCTGGTGTTCACTCTGGTGACGCTACCCTTGTTCTCCCCCCCGCCACCCTCGACAGCACCACCATGGAGCGTGTCAAGGAGATTGCCCAGAAGGTTGCCGAGGCCTGGAAGATCACCGGTCCCTTCAACATGcagatcatcaaggccgacaacCCTGAGGGTGGTGAGCCTCTGCTGAAGGTCATTGAGTGCAACCTCCGTGCCTCTCGATCTTTCCCCTTCGTCAGCAAGGTCCTTGGCACCAACTTCATCGACGTCGCCACCAAGGCTCTTGTTGGCAAGAATGTTCCTGAGCCTACTGACCTCATGGCTGTCAAGCGTGACTACCTTGCCACCAAGGTTCCCCAGTTCTCCTGGACTCGTCTTGCTGGTGCTGATCCTTTCCTCGGCGTCGAGATGGCTTCTACCGGTGAGATTGCCTGCTTCGGCAAGGACCTTGTCGAGGCCTACTGGACCTCCCTCCAGTCCACCATGAACTTCCGCATGCCTGAGCCTGGCGAGGGTCTCCTCTTCGGTGGTAACATCTCCAAGCCCTGGCTCACCCAGGTCGTCGACTATGTCGCTCCCCTCGGCTACAAGCTGTACGCCGCCCGACCTGAGGTCAAGGAGTTCATCGAGTCCAGCTCGAAGCATAAGGTTGAGGTCGAGGTCATTGAGTTCCCCAAGGAGGACAAGCGAGCCCTCCGTGAGGTCTTCAAGAAGTACGACATCCGCGGTGCCTTTAACCTCGCCGAGGCCCGTGGCAAGACCACTCTTGATGTCGACTACGTCATGCGCCGAAACGCTGTCGACTTTGGCGTTCCTCTGTTCATGGAGCCCCAG ACCGCCATCCTGTTTGCTCAGTGCATGAGCGAGAAGCTCCCCCGACCCGAGGGCATCCCCGCCGAGGTCCGCCGATGGTCCGATTTCATCCACGGCAAGCCTCTGTAA